From the Hyphomicrobiaceae bacterium genome, the window GAAAGATCATGCCTACGGCTGCGTCCGTCTCGCGTCCCCAATGCTCGGAGTTGATGAAATTGGCGATACGTCCGAGGAACAAGCCAAATGGAACGCCTGCGCTCGCAAGGTCCATGACGGAGCGCACGGGAGCGCCTGTCTGGCGGGCGAAGAGTATCAACGCCATGGCGGACGCGATGAGCGCCCCGTGGAATGACATGCCCCCCTTCCAGACTTTAACGATCTCGGCAGGGTTGGCGAAGTAGAATTCGGGGTCATAGAGCAGCACCTGGCCTAGGCGGCCCCCGAGCACAACCGCCAAGGTCAACCAGAGGAGCAGATCGTCGGCCTGTGCGGGCTTCAGAGGCGCTGCGCCTAGCCAAAGTTTCGGCGTCGCCAGCAGCCGCTTGACGTACTGCCAGCCGAGCAGAAGCCCGAACATGTAGGACAGGCCGTACCATTTGATGGAAATGGGACCGAACTCGATCGCCACGGGGTCAATCGCGGGATAGGTCAAAAACGCCAATGTCTCGATCATCTGGTGCCCCCTCATGCGCCTTTTGGTGCGGTGCGCCTTAACGGCGCTTGGCGCTGGCAGCGGCCCCCGAATTGCTTGTGCGGCCTCAAGCCCTGCCTGGGCCGGTTGTTTGCGGCTCGTATGCCCCTTGTCAAGCAACCCTTGAAGTCGAAACCAGCTGCCGTCATATGTAAAGCCTTGAATTGCTGTCTCATCCAAGCCCGCAGGACCAGCCCCGATGACCCAGACATCAAACCGCCTTTTTGACGATCTCGCCAAGATGATGACGGATGCCGCAGGCGCAGCAGAGGGAATGAAAAAGGAAGTTGAAAGCATGATGAAGGCGCAGGCGGAGCGCTTCATGAATTCGATGGACGTCGTCAAGCGGGAAGAGTTCGAGGTCGTTAAGGCCATGGCGCAGAAGGCGCGCGAGGAGAACGACGCTCTAAAGGCTCGTTTGGCTGAGTTGGAGGCAAAGCTCGCTGGTCGCTGATCGGGCCGTTTGGCCTTTCGTGATATTTCGTCCTGCGGCGTAGCGGAATTGACCTTATCTGCCATCCACAGAAGCCGCTGAGTTCTCAACATCAAGTTGCCATTAAGCCCGCCTTTTGAGCCAATTGCCCGCTCTTTGCCACTTTGCCCGTGGACAAGGTCGGCCTCACCTTGCGACTCGGAAGGCGGTGATGCTTTCGTCCGGCCACGGCCGACGCTGATTTACGCTTCCGGGTTTCAGTTTGGAGTTGGAGCGCCAGCGTGCGGGAAAGGCCCGTCGAGCCGGCCGCGATGGACAAGGATGAAGCGAGAATGGCAACCGCCGAACGCAGCTACGAGCGCCTGATCAATCCAATCGATCTTGTGGAGCAACTGGCTACGGCGCACGACTGGTCAGCCGATCGCTCCAGCGATGACGAGCTGACGCTGATCGTCGCCGGAACGTGGACGGACTATCACGTTTCGCTGAATTGGCGGGAAGACCTCGAAGCGCTGCACCTCGCCTGCGCGTTCGATTTCCGGGTTCCGGAAAATCGTTTGCCGGAAATGTATCGCCTGGTGGCCCAGATCAACGAGCAGCTCTGGCTCGGCCATTTCGATCTGTGGACCCAGGAAGGCCTCGTGATGTTCCGTCACGCGCTTCTGCTGAACGGGTCGGTGGCAACCACCCGCCAGTGCGAGGCCATGCTGCGTGCCGCCCTCGAAGGCTGCGAACGCTACTACCAGGCCTTCCAGTTCGTGGTCTGGGCGGGTAAGGAAAGCCGTGAGGCCTTGGTTTCGACCATGTTCGAGACCGAAGGACAAGCTTGATCCTTTCGCGTTAGGACTGCTGTGACATGAGTTTCAATCTCGATGGACCGGTGCTGCTTGCAGGCGCCGGGAAGATGGGCGCCGCCATGCTGTCTGGCTGGCTGGCGCGAGGCCTCTCTCCCGCGAACGTTATCATTCAAGAGCCGAATATCGCGGGCGAGGCGGCCGAACTTGCCAAGCGCCACACCATCGCGGTCTATCCAAGCGTCGCTGCATTGCCCGCCCCGCCAGCGGTCATCGTTGCTGCGGTGAAGCCGCAAGTCATGGACGCAGTTTTTCCGCCCCTCGGCAAGCTCGCTGGGCCCGGCACGGTGGTGCTGTCGATCGCGGCTGGCAAATCGATTGCGAGTTTCGAGAAGCACATCAAGCCCGGCGTCGGTGTGGTGCGTGCCATGCCGAACACCCCTGCCGCAATAGGGCGCGGCATCAGTGGTGCCGTTGCCAACACGCACGTGAGTGCGGCCCAGAAAGCCACGTGTGATGCCCTGTTGTCGGCCGTTGGTGAAGTGGTGTGGGTCGACGACGAGAGCCTCATCGATGCCGTCACTGCCGTATCGGGATCGGGACCAGCCTACGTCTTCCTGTTAGCCGAATGCCTGGCTGAGGCGGGCCGGGCCGCCGGACTCGATGCGACCCTCGCAATGCAGCTCGCGCGCGCCACAGTTACCGGCGCCGGTGAGTTGATGCACTGCTCTCCGCTGCCTGCTGCAACCTTGCGCCAGAATGTGACTTCGCCCGGCGGTACCACGGCTGCTGCGCTCAGCGTGCTCATGCGCACGCCGGGTGGACTGCAGGATCTGATGACGGAAGCTGTGGCGGCCGCAAAAGAGCGCGGCCGCGAACTTGGCTCCTGACTCGGCCTGGATGGGTTCGAGTCTGAACTGTCGCTCGCAGCCGCGCTGAAGGCACAGCTCGCGTCTCCCGCAGGCGGGACCGGGAAACCCGAGCAAGTTGCTGGTCGAGCCACTCCCAAGGAGGAGCAGAGAGAGACCCATCAGCGATGACGGTCTTGGAAAGCGTAGCGACCGTCTCGAATATCAAGATGTAATAAGATAACATCACTAACAACACACAAGTCCGTGTGCATTAAGTTCCCGCTGCAATTGGGAAAATCTCGGATTGTGCTGGTACTCAGATAGGGAGCGAGATGATAGCCCGCAGGCCCCCCATCGAACTCTGGCCGAGAGCTATCTCGCCGCCGTGGCTCTTGGCGATGTCGCGCGCAATCGCCAGCCCCAGCCCCGAATTGCCTTCATCGACGTTTCGGGCATGGTCGATGCGGTAGAAGGGCCTAAACACGTTTTCGCGTTCAGAGGGCGGGATTCCCGGTCCATTGTCATCGACCTCGATGCGGATCCATTGGCCCTCGGTTGCAGCGCGGATCACGATGTGATCGCCAAAGCGCGCCGCGTTGGAAACCAAGTTGGTTATTGCCCGTTTCAGTGCTTGGCGTTTCAGCGGCAGGACAAGATCCCGCCGCTTCTTGCGCAGCTTCAGCTCCACGTTATGTCCGTAGATCTGTGCCTCTGCATGGATCTCCAGGAGCAGCTCCTTAAGATTGGTTGGCTTGGCTTCCTCGCCACCGTCGCCCTTGGTGAAGGCGAGATAATCCTCCAGCATGTGCTGCATTTCGTTCACGTCGGCGGAAAGTGCGCGCGCTTCCGGCGTGTCTCCCAGGAGCGCCAGTTCGAGCTTGAAGCGCGTTAGGACAGTGCGCAGGTCGTGACTGACGCCCGCCAGCATGGTGGTGCGTTGTTCGACATGGGTGGTGATGCGATCACGCATTTGCAGAAATGCTTCCGCAGCCTGGCGCACTTCGCGGGCACCGCGCGGTCGGAAATCCTCAGGGATGGTCCGTCCTTTTCCGAACGCATCCGCGGCTTCTGCGAGCCGGAGAATGGGGCGGATCTGATTACGCAGGAACAGGATGGCGACCGTGAGCAGAATGATCGAGGTGCCGACCATCCAGAGGAGGAAAATATGCGAGTTGGAGGCGTAGGTCTGGCTCCGCGTGGCGATGAAGCGCAAAATCGCATCGTCGTGCTTTACGCGGATATCGACGAACCGCGCCTCGCCCACTGTGTCGATCCAGAACGGACGGTTGACGTGTCGTCTGATCTCAGCAGAAAGCGCTCGGTCGAGTAGGGTGAACAGGGGTTTTGGGCCCGGCGGTGGCAATTCACCGGCCGGCAGGAACTGAAGCTCCAGATTGAGCCGTTTCTTTGCCAGCTCGACGAGATCTTGCGTTTTCTTCTTGTCGGGAAGCTCGTCGTACATATCGACGATCGCGGCGATGTCGCGCGCGGTTGCTTCCGAAAGGCGGCGCGTCACGGCCTGCCAGTGGCGTTCCATGAATGCGAAAGCGATAACGCCTTCAAGAACCACGATCGGCGTAATGATTATCAGAAGAGCGCGTGCATAGAGGCCTTTGGGAAGGAGCTCGGAACTTAGCGAAATCAAACGCTGCGTCAGCGGGTGGGCACGCAGGCGCGTGCGCCAGCTAGCCGGCGGGTCGAGGTCAACGGCATGTTCTCGAGCAGCAACCATTTCAGCCGAATTCGTCTCGCTTCGCCAAAGGAGCGCAACGCATCAATCTGTGTATAGAACGTAGCCCTTGCCACGCGCCGTCTGCAGATAAACCGGGTTGGAGGGATCGCACTCGATTTTGCGGCGCAAGCGGTTGATCTGCACATCGATGGCGCGCTCACTGCCGGTTGACTCATCGCTGGACAATTCATGGCGCGGGACGGGCACGCCAATGCGATTGGCGAACAGGCGCAACAGATCTCGTTCGCGCTCGGTCAATTTGATGGTTTCGTCATCGCGCCTCAGCTCGCCGCGCGAGAGGTTGAAAACGCAAGGTCCCATTCGGATCTCGTCGTTCTGCACCGCCGCGCCCTGTCCGCGCCGCAGGATTATCTTCAAGCGCAGCAAAAGCTCGCGCGGCTCGAACGGCTTGGTCAGATAGTCGTCGACGCCGGTTTCCAGTCCCGCAATGCGGTCTTCCGGATTTGCCAGGGCGGTGAGCATCAGAATGGGTACAGGGCGGGTCGCCTTGAGATCGCGTGCCAAGCTGAGGCCAGTCTCACCCGGCATCATTACGTCGAGAAGGACCAAATCAAACGAAAGGCCACGCATGTATGAGCGGGCCGAGGCCGCATCTGCGGCCTGGGTTACTCGAAAGCCGCTCGATAGCAAAAACCGGCTCAACAGATCTCGGATCTTTTGGTCGTCATCGACCACGAGGATATGGGGAGCGTTGTCGGGCAAGGGATCGCAGCGCGTGCGTGTGCTCTGAGCCGGATCGTTAATTTGAAAGGACGCATCCTGTCCCCCGGTGCCTTTCATCAGTCAGCTCCATTGCGTGTCTTGATCGCCGTGTTCGCGCCGCCAGCGTTGATCAGCGCTTCCACATAAGGGCGATCTTTCTCCGCAATCATGCCAAAAAGAAAGCGGCGTGTGAGGCCTTCTGCCCCAGGGCCAGCTTTCGCAAGTGCAGCCTCGACCCGTTTTGTTTGTATTTCCGTCAGCTTGTCGGTCAGTCTTGCGCCTTTGGTTGAGACGTAGAGTCTGCGCTCTCGGCGATCCTCGTCTCCCGCCCGCTGGATAATGAAGCCCTCATCGACAAGCTGCTTGAGAACGCGCGCCAGGGCCTGTTTCGTGATCTTCAGAATTTCCAATAATTCCGCAACCTTGAGCCCTGGGTTGCGATGCACAAAATGCAACACGCGGTGGTGTGCGCGGCCAAACCCGTAGTGTTCCAGGATGGTGTCGGGATCGCAGGTGAAGTCGCGATAGGCGAAGTAGAACAGCTCGACACAAGCGACAGGATCGAGCGGTGCGGTCTCCTCACGCACTTCGCCCGACCCTTCGGACTTCGAACTATTGCTAGCGGCCACACTCCTTTGGCCGGACGCAGCATCGGACGTTATGTCAGTCATGTTGACTTATTGGCCTTGAATGTTTCCCGTTTCAAGTCAAATTGTTGGGCAATTCCATGCCTGACCCTGTCGTCTCGCACTTGCCCAATAGGGGGGTTGGGAGTTAAGGCTTCGGAAGTTGCTTTCCTCCCCTCCGAAGACCCCCAGGTGCGCTTGGCCGCCACCGCTGGGTACAACCTGCTATATCGGGACTTAAATCTTCATGGCTGACATCGCACCCTATCACGACCGCGACGGCTTCATCTGGCTCGACGGACAACTCGTTCCCTGGCGCGATGCCAAGGTTCACATCCTGACCCATGCTCTTCATTACGGAAGCGCGGTATTCGAGGGCGAGCGGGCGTACGACGGCGAGATCTTCAAGCTGCGCGAGCACAGCGAACGTCTGATCGAGGGTGCTGGGATTTTGGACTTCAAGATCCCCTACACCGCTGAGCAGATTGATGCGGCTTGCCGCGAAACCATGCGCGCCAACAATCTCACTGATTGCTACGTAAGGCCGATTACCTGGCGCGGAAGCGAGACGATGGGCATCTCGGCGCAGGCCAACACCATCCACCTCGCCATCGCCGCGTGGAATTGGGGCTCCTATTTTCCCATGGAGCAGCGTCTGAAGGGCATCCGGATCTGCATGGCGGGATATCGTCGGCCAGCACCCGACAGCGCCCCTTACCGCGCCAAGGCCGCTGGTCTTTATATGATTTGCACCATTGAAAAACACCGCGCAGAGCGCAGCGGCTACTCAGATGCGCTGATGCTCGACTATCGCGGCCACGTTGCTGAGTGCACTGGAGCCAACGTATTCTTCATCAAGGACGGCGTCATCAATACGCCGACGCCTGATTGTTTCCTCGATGGCATCACGCGGCGCACGGTCATAGATCTTGCCAGGGCGCGCGGTATGACGGTCAACGAACGCACGATTATGCCGGAGGAACTCGGGACCTTTACGGAGTGTTTTATCACAGGCACGGCTGCCGAAGTAACGCCGGTGTCTGAAATCGGCGAGCATCGCTACAAGCCTGGTCAAATCACCGAGACCTTGCTCAACGACTATATGGCGTTGGTTCGGCCCAAGAAGCAGGCTGCCGCCGAATAGGGCGGCGTTGATTAGCTGCCAGACAAAAAATTCAAAAAGCCCCAGCTCGCAAACGAGCCGGGGCTTTTTTGCGTCGAGAAAATAGTGCCGCGAGCGCACTTCTGCGCTTTGAGCTTCTCGATGCTTATTTGTTGATGGAGTGCTGTGTGGTAGCGCCGAGCTTCATCGGCACGTACTCGGGAGTTTCACGACGGCAAGCGCCGAGAGCCAGAGCAGCAACACAAACAGCAAGGACCGTATACTTCATTTGACTGTACCCCGTAAAAAACGCTCGATCGAAATTGATCTCAACACCACAACGCGGCGGTGAACCGAGTGTTCCTTTTTTTGGTTACCATCTTCTTACCAAATGTCGCGTCGTGAAGAGGCTAGTCGCTGGACGATGCGTTTCGGCAACACCGCTTGCTCACGCGGGGCGCGCATTGCCAACAGTCCCCATTGAGGAATGTGCAGCGCGGATCTTTGAAAGAATTGATGAACCGTCTCGTAGTCGGGCGCGACCGAGGAAACGGAAGCACCGTTCGGTGCCGACTTTTCAACGAGGAGTTCATATCATGAAAAATTTCGCTCTTACCGCCGCCGTGCTGACCATTTCGGCTTTTGTTACGGGGGCGGCAATTGCCGCCGGGCCGTTTGTTCCGGCAAAAACGGCCGTGGTTTCCAAGGGCTCGATCGAATTGGCGGCAAGTCGCAAACCTGCGCGTCGTCATTCCACCGCGCAGCTGAAGGGCAATGGTCGCGTCGTGAAGGACACCTGTCCGGGCGGTGACAAGAAATGCATCAAGGATCTTGTGGCCTCGTGCGACAAGGCTGGCGGCGGATTGTCGACGCAGCCCGACGGTGGCGTCGATTGCTATGTGGTCGGCATCCACGACCAGCCCTGACCTTTTTCTACACTTGCAGATTACTGGAACACGCGCAGTCGGGACAAAAGCCCGGCTGCGCTCATGCCGGTTTCGTTCCAACTTGCCTTTTTTTTGCCAGTTGGATTTGGCTGCTAATACAACTGCGGGAAATGGTGCCACGAATGCGGTTGAGGATTTGTCATGTTTCCCCGCTTCCTTACTTCCGAAACTGCCGAGCCGGCCTTCAGTCGTGATTTCGACGAGGGCGCAGACGAGTTTGATTTGCGCGCGCACGGAGTGGAGGACGAACTCGTGTGCGGAGAACGGATTTGTCCGTCGCATGCAACGCCGCCCGGGAGTTCATGGCTTCAATCCTGGCTTGTCGTCGTTTCGATCATGGGGGCTGGCTGGGCGTGGATGCAATTGCCATCGACGCTGACGTCACCCGCGCGAGCAGCCATCGCATCGGCCACGTCCGCAGTAATGGCTCAATTTGCAAACGTGTCTTCTCAGCCCTCGGCTGTGTCCGAAGGCGCAGGTGACACAGCGCAGGCACAGCCGCCGCCTGCCCCGCTGCCGCCGGCACTTGAGAGTGGGGAGGAGGTGGCATCCGCTCCGGGCGCCGATGCTGGAGTTAAGGTGGAGTCAAATCCCGTGGTCCCGCCACAAGAGCAAGATCAGTCTGAGATCGCTGCTCCTGATCAAGAGCAGAAAGCGGAAGGTGTCGAGAATGCGGGCGTAGAGGTGGAACGTCTGCACGAACCGAAGGTTAATCCGTCTGATCGCTATGCGTCACGTGCGCTGGCGGTGGGGCTGCATCCTGATCTTTCCCGCGTATTGCTAAAAAAGCTGACGTCCGCCGATTTTGAAAACGCGCGCAAGGCAATTACCGCAGCCCTTTCTGAGACGCCTCAGGACGGCACGTACGTCTGGCCGCGCAAGCCCGAGGCATCACGCGCCCAGTTCGAGATCCGCTTTGTCGCAGGCGCGCCGAAGGATTGTCGCCGCTATGTTGTGACGGTGATCAAGGATCGCTGGTCAACAACTGCGCGGGCAATGGAGAAATGCACGGGAACTGTGCGAGGATGACATATCAGATGCGCGGCCTGGAACCGTGCATATGTCTCCGCGTTGTGCGATGGCATGACGATGTAACAATCGCGTAGGTGTCCCATGCCCGGTCTAAAGTCGCTAGCTTTGTTGGTGTCAGCAGTTGCGTTCGCAGGCGTGATCCACGCAAACGAGGCAAGAGCGGTTAGCGACGACGTCCGCAACGCTTGCCACACAGATTACGTGACCTATTGCAAGCATCATCGTATTGGATCGAATTCTCTGCGCGCGTGCATGCGGGAAAATAGCAAGCGGCTTTCTCCAAGTTGCAGGCTAGCGCTGATGACGTCTGGTGAAGCGTCGCCCGAAGACGTACGTCGCTACAAGCGCGATATGGCGAAGGGCGGTCATTAGCGCGTCGCCCAAACTGTTATTGTTCATTCACTCAAACTGCACTCGTTAACCTGTATAACGCTGGGCGAAATCTTCTGCCCGCAAACGCGAGGCGCGTGGCCGCAGAGCTGCGCTTGCACTTGCGTGGATACTCCCTTGGTATTAGCAACGGCAGGAAACATGCTCCTCCCGAGGAGTTGACCCGCTTCCCAAGGAGTTTCCGATGGCAGACCCCAATAAAAAAATTGAAGAGCTCCAGCGCCAGAACGCCGAACTCTCCGGCATGATGCTCGCAACCGGCGTCATCCTCACTCAGCTCCTGCAATCCATCTGCAAGCGTGAGTTGAACCCTCAGGCTGCAGCGGGCCGCATCATGCAGACGGCGCGCGAAGGCATCGAAAGCTTTGCGAAAGAGACAGACGCTGATCCTCAGATGAAGAAGCGCGCACTTGAAGCGGTGCAACAGTATGAAGACCAGATCCGCTCCGTACTCGCAGTGTGATCGCTGCCGCTTTCAGCCTTTCTTACTCATCAGTAGGATCATGCATGTCACGGATTGCATTCTACACAAACCCGATGAGCCGGGGACAAATCGCGCGCTGGGCGCTGCATGAGGTCGGTGCCGAATATGATCAGCACCTGATTGACTACGGGCCGCCGATGAAAGCTCCGGCGTATCTCGCCATCAATCCGATGGGGAAGGTGCCTGCGATCGTTCACGATGGTCATGTAGTGACCGAGGCTGCCGCGATCTGCCTGTATCTTGCCGAGGCATTTCCGCAGGCCGGTCTGCTGCCGCAAACGCTTGCCGAGCGGGCCGACTACCTGCGCTGGACGTTCTTTGCGGCTGGGCCAGTCGAGCAGGCAATTACCAGCCGCTCGATGGGATGGAGCGCTGAAGGCGACAAGATGAAAGAGGGCCGCCTGGGATTTGGCTCCTATGAGCGCTCGGTATCGACGTTGGCAGGTCTCTTTGATGGGCGCGATTACGTGTGCGGGGATCGTTTCACGGCGGCCGATGTTTATGTTGGCTCGCAGGTGGATTGGGGGCTTGCCTTCAAGACGATTTCTCCAACCCCTGCACTCGAAGCCTACGCTGCGCGGATGCGTGCGCGGCCAGCGTATCAAGCCGCCAAAGCCATCGACAACGCGCTTATCGCCAAGGCGAACGGCTGAACGCAGATCTAGCCTCCCTAGATCAAGCTCTCGTTCTTTCACTCGTAGATGTAGGTTACGATGAACACGAGATCGGCAGGGACGGCGTTGTACGGCGGCAATGGGAAGCTCGTCTGTCTGGTTGCGAATACGACGCTTTGATCCAGGCCCGCCACGTTCGAGGGCATTTCCACGTTGGTGCTGACGAGGTTGCCGTTCCGGTTCAGCGTGATGCGCACACGTACGCGCCCGCGCGTATTGCTCAGTTGCGGCATCGTTGCTTGAAGTGCGCGGATCACGCCGCGCGCGAAGTCGTCGTTGGCGCCTGAGCGCGTAATGCCGGCCGGACGCTCGAAACCCGCGCCTCGGCTACCCGGCGGGGGAGAGAACGAGCGCGGGATACTGAGATCGAGGTTGGCCGTCTTTGTCTTCTTCGGCTTCGGAGTTGGCTTAGGCTCGGTCTTCTTGGCTTTTTCCTTCTTGGGCGACTCTTCGGCCTCTTTCTTCGGAGGCGGGGGAGCAGCCGGCTCGGATTTGTCGGCCTTTGCTTCGTCGGCTCCTGGATCCGGCGGAAGGCTGTCGCGAAGCTCGTTCGGAGGCGCGATGGACGCGGTTGCCTCCTTGTCGGCCTCGCGATCGGGAGCGGTTTCAGCTTGGCTCTTGCTTAGTTCGGGTTCGGGCTTGACCGGCTCTGCGGCCTTCGTCTCGGGTTCGGGCTGCTGCTGCTCGCGCTGTTGTTGCTCGGTCTGCTCGGGTTCGGGAGGCGGGGCGGGTTGCGGCGGCTTGGGCTCTGCGAGTTGCGGCGGCGGAACCGGCTCCCCGGCCGCATGATCCTCGACGGTCGACTTTCCCTTCAGATCGGCTTCCGACACCAGCGAAACGCTGATCGCATCATCCACGCCGCTTGCATCGCCGATCTGGCGAGGATGCGAGGTGGAAATGAGCCCGGTCAGCAGGCAGACGTGCACGGCGAGCGCCGCGATCAGCCAGCGGCGAAAGCGATTGACGTCCGCCGAGACAGACGTCTTCTCGCTCGTAAAGCCGTCCGCTGGCTTTGCGAGTTCGAATTCCGCAGATGTCGATGCCGTAGTTGCGCCCATCGCGCCGCAGCATATGACTTTTCGCTGCCCGGGGGTATGCCGGAACGGGCAGTTTTCACATCCTGTTTACGGCCAGCGGCGAAATGCGCGGGCCTCCGAGCCCGCAACCGCACTTTAACGCCAGGCTTTGGTTCAGTCTGACGATAAGTCCTGAGGCAGCATTTGCGCGGCGATTGCACTCAGCCAGTTGGCGTCAGTGCCGATGGCGAGCGATTGCCAGCCCATGCGGGCCATCTCGCGCGCGTACTCGGCATCGTTGGCGAAAATGAAAGTGATGACCCCTGCGGCGGTGGCGCGTGCGTGGACGTGCGCGATGGCCTCGCGGACTTCCTTGGCGCGGATGTCGCGATGTCTGCCGTTGGACAGCGACAGCGCCAGATCGTTCGGACCGAGGCAAATCATGTCGAGCCCTTCCACTGCGCAGATCGCGTCCACGTTCTCGACTGCGCGCTTGGTCTCGATCTGCCCGCAGGCGATGGTCCATGCGTTGGCGGCTTCGACGTAATCGCCCTCGATTAGGAACTTGCCGCGATAGGGACCGAAGCTGCGGCCCCCGAGCGGGGGAAACTTCGCCGCCTGCACGAGCCGCGCGGCATCTTCCGCAGTGTCGATCATCGGCACGATGACGCCTTGTGCGCCCGCATCGAGTGCGCGGCCGATCAGGCCGGTGTCGAGGTGGGCGATGCGTACCAATGCCGGAACGTGCGCCGCGCGCGCCGCTGTGAGGCAGGCGAGAAGCTCGGTGTTGCCGCCCGCGCCATGTTGCTGGTCGATAACGACGGCGGGCCATCCGGCGTCCGCGACCGTCTCGACCACGAGCGACGAGCCCAGCCCCAGCCAAGCGGTCGGCAGCGGTTTGCGAGTTTTGAGCAGCGCGCGAAAATCGGCGGACGTGCTAGGGTTCTTGGGGGCTGGATTTTTTCCGGCTGGCATTTTTTCGGTTGGCATGAAGACGTCTTTCGGATGGAACGTTTTGTTCGTCGGCTTGAAAGCTTCGCGCGCAGGACACGGTCATGCGCGGGCAAACGCAAGCGAAATCTGTGGCGCCCGGGCCTACCGCGCTTTCGGGTTCGCGGCGCACTTTAGGCGGCGGGCCTGAGTGGGCCGGGCGGATTGCTCGGCTCGTGCGCGAAGTATTTGAGCGTCACATACGCGCCGATCCACGAGCCGACTACGGCGAATAGCACGTAGATCCAATTGTTGGTGTAGCTGATAACCGCAAACGAGGAGAGCATGTACCATATGCCGCTCCAGTTCGCGGCGTGGAGCGCGTTCCTTGTGACGACGGCGGATGTGAACTTGACGTAAGCGGCGTCGGTCGCGGCGGTTGCGATCAACACGCCGAGTGCGATGAGTGGATCAAACGACATGGGCGGCTCTCACCTGTTCTGTAGGACGCCCGATATTGGCATATGTCGGAGGAAATAAGGAGGTGG encodes:
- the lgt gene encoding prolipoprotein diacylglyceryl transferase encodes the protein MIETLAFLTYPAIDPVAIEFGPISIKWYGLSYMFGLLLGWQYVKRLLATPKLWLGAAPLKPAQADDLLLWLTLAVVLGGRLGQVLLYDPEFYFANPAEIVKVWKGGMSFHGALIASAMALILFARQTGAPVRSVMDLASAGVPFGLFLGRIANFINSEHWGRETDAAVGMIFPNGGPLPRHPSQLYEAALEGLVMFVLLRYITHTKFGLKRPGLVAGVFLVWYAIARTICEFFREPEAVHVLNIGPFTAGQMYSIPMLLLGIYFIATARPAEETASDKDAGTEPDAEKKPESEKVAP
- a CDS encoding response regulator transcription factor gives rise to the protein MKGTGGQDASFQINDPAQSTRTRCDPLPDNAPHILVVDDDQKIRDLLSRFLLSSGFRVTQAADAASARSYMRGLSFDLVLLDVMMPGETGLSLARDLKATRPVPILMLTALANPEDRIAGLETGVDDYLTKPFEPRELLLRLKIILRRGQGAAVQNDEIRMGPCVFNLSRGELRRDDETIKLTERERDLLRLFANRIGVPVPRHELSSDESTGSERAIDVQINRLRRKIECDPSNPVYLQTARGKGYVLYTD
- a CDS encoding YbjN domain-containing protein, which translates into the protein MATAERSYERLINPIDLVEQLATAHDWSADRSSDDELTLIVAGTWTDYHVSLNWREDLEALHLACAFDFRVPENRLPEMYRLVAQINEQLWLGHFDLWTQEGLVMFRHALLLNGSVATTRQCEAMLRAALEGCERYYQAFQFVVWAGKESREALVSTMFETEGQA
- a CDS encoding branched-chain amino acid aminotransferase, with translation MADIAPYHDRDGFIWLDGQLVPWRDAKVHILTHALHYGSAVFEGERAYDGEIFKLREHSERLIEGAGILDFKIPYTAEQIDAACRETMRANNLTDCYVRPITWRGSETMGISAQANTIHLAIAAWNWGSYFPMEQRLKGIRICMAGYRRPAPDSAPYRAKAAGLYMICTIEKHRAERSGYSDALMLDYRGHVAECTGANVFFIKDGVINTPTPDCFLDGITRRTVIDLARARGMTVNERTIMPEELGTFTECFITGTAAEVTPVSEIGEHRYKPGQITETLLNDYMALVRPKKQAAAE
- a CDS encoding accessory factor UbiK family protein, encoding MTQTSNRLFDDLAKMMTDAAGAAEGMKKEVESMMKAQAERFMNSMDVVKREEFEVVKAMAQKAREENDALKARLAELEAKLAGR
- a CDS encoding MarR family transcriptional regulator, whose amino-acid sequence is MTDITSDAASGQRSVAASNSSKSEGSGEVREETAPLDPVACVELFYFAYRDFTCDPDTILEHYGFGRAHHRVLHFVHRNPGLKVAELLEILKITKQALARVLKQLVDEGFIIQRAGDEDRRERRLYVSTKGARLTDKLTEIQTKRVEAALAKAGPGAEGLTRRFLFGMIAEKDRPYVEALINAGGANTAIKTRNGAD
- a CDS encoding ATP-binding protein, encoding MVAAREHAVDLDPPASWRTRLRAHPLTQRLISLSSELLPKGLYARALLIIITPIVVLEGVIAFAFMERHWQAVTRRLSEATARDIAAIVDMYDELPDKKKTQDLVELAKKRLNLELQFLPAGELPPPGPKPLFTLLDRALSAEIRRHVNRPFWIDTVGEARFVDIRVKHDDAILRFIATRSQTYASNSHIFLLWMVGTSIILLTVAILFLRNQIRPILRLAEAADAFGKGRTIPEDFRPRGAREVRQAAEAFLQMRDRITTHVEQRTTMLAGVSHDLRTVLTRFKLELALLGDTPEARALSADVNEMQHMLEDYLAFTKGDGGEEAKPTNLKELLLEIHAEAQIYGHNVELKLRKKRRDLVLPLKRQALKRAITNLVSNAARFGDHIVIRAATEGQWIRIEVDDNGPGIPPSERENVFRPFYRIDHARNVDEGNSGLGLAIARDIAKSHGGEIALGQSSMGGLRAIISLPI
- a CDS encoding cell envelope integrity protein TolA — encoded protein: MGATTASTSAEFELAKPADGFTSEKTSVSADVNRFRRWLIAALAVHVCLLTGLISTSHPRQIGDASGVDDAISVSLVSEADLKGKSTVEDHAAGEPVPPPQLAEPKPPQPAPPPEPEQTEQQQREQQQPEPETKAAEPVKPEPELSKSQAETAPDREADKEATASIAPPNELRDSLPPDPGADEAKADKSEPAAPPPPKKEAEESPKKEKAKKTEPKPTPKPKKTKTANLDLSIPRSFSPPPGSRGAGFERPAGITRSGANDDFARGVIRALQATMPQLSNTRGRVRVRITLNRNGNLVSTNVEMPSNVAGLDQSVVFATRQTSFPLPPYNAVPADLVFIVTYIYE
- a CDS encoding glutathione S-transferase family protein; translation: MSRIAFYTNPMSRGQIARWALHEVGAEYDQHLIDYGPPMKAPAYLAINPMGKVPAIVHDGHVVTEAAAICLYLAEAFPQAGLLPQTLAERADYLRWTFFAAGPVEQAITSRSMGWSAEGDKMKEGRLGFGSYERSVSTLAGLFDGRDYVCGDRFTAADVYVGSQVDWGLAFKTISPTPALEAYAARMRARPAYQAAKAIDNALIAKANG
- the proC gene encoding pyrroline-5-carboxylate reductase yields the protein MSFNLDGPVLLAGAGKMGAAMLSGWLARGLSPANVIIQEPNIAGEAAELAKRHTIAVYPSVAALPAPPAVIVAAVKPQVMDAVFPPLGKLAGPGTVVLSIAAGKSIASFEKHIKPGVGVVRAMPNTPAAIGRGISGAVANTHVSAAQKATCDALLSAVGEVVWVDDESLIDAVTAVSGSGPAYVFLLAECLAEAGRAAGLDATLAMQLARATVTGAGELMHCSPLPAATLRQNVTSPGGTTAAALSVLMRTPGGLQDLMTEAVAAAKERGRELGS